The Xiphophorus couchianus chromosome 14, X_couchianus-1.0, whole genome shotgun sequence genome includes a region encoding these proteins:
- the LOC114157596 gene encoding E3 ubiquitin-protein ligase Topors-like isoform X3, whose translation MAPTRMKLRRRDTAPAAAPAGGTLEGDADRTRESRRSSRRKNGSKASAPAAPASSPPSTSSGAARPAVAAEASPDSKCPICLDRFNNLAYLDHCLHRFCFPCIQEWSHNKAECPLCKQPFASILHSVRAEDDFKEYTLQPPPRAANQLTASTFLTTVAAMTADGAQHHLRLMLRRHLVAADRDAVRRRRRRERAASGRRSTDRVGEWEFFMHSPPLPVSPYHLDMSELIMDNMRVEEVAEEMMRRDEERRQALSEELAGLRGAAAPSARASRRLMCRLAVRQRLQREGGTVQMREREVAAFRKALYQSGIWVRGVSGNQGRPRSVAPETFRRGTSHLNRLTSWLRRELAVLLGPHAPLSDVVLRTVTARVLRSGLEDAAAIEEDLRPFLLARTEHFVHELVSFARSSLSMENYDQLAVYEPPAAAMELEPLSSPSDGSSVIAISEDEEEEGGGRAEAATGSHDDVIQTGSSLSLSGWDDETPGPSYTSAEPPHSLTTPPPLSPAPQQPANQEGAEPRGEEEECLIVGYKKPIAERTPELVQLSSDSEEDEGEKKKKEEQEVEVGSATVDKTPPPPATYLPIIPPSTSGAFRAEQQKEANSRRRSGSWSESSGRSRKSVCSLSPATPERRRRDRKQQGERRRKKKKQRGRDQSREPHGKSGTFCNPNRSIFPPMMSRCSPSPFDSSADSASSPPPSPPDSGWELRFSQVSPLTSSASSPSRSFSPLCSSPGTPPSPSCSPKRPHHVEKPGGKRKYKSRHLNSSKDLTWRPSRGRQCDRERRKRLRREAERRDNGLKTGSSRRSRDDRSPSVEIIYEGTIDSGAAQPSAHKRRRRRHRRAQVTSSPVIITLDSDSSHDDGQKKTNSGSSSPLSSQQTIDFSDLPLAPSAGVGGAVEVGELPADILDRGSDGSESEAPVRSGAARRGDGGYVDVENMEDTVSLLDTSDDQQPEADAKKLGHREDPSDRCLLEAILDDLNRIAPPRQNLSQDGGFLSKNRERTPQEVIRLEERTGSGPTSVTGCQQNLDSVPPPLERMEGREVPPLLRRASPVGSYSRNTPPPLKHKDAGSPPRGAAGPPDVGPRCSSDPNTTGRNSPGLVPLAIPPIATIQNQLGVSPTASGEALASSSPRLPVRSGSDRLPSLRFGSFPSMESFPSSKSLKLNLPLTPATSSHSSDLHPAHHRNPVSPTRRVGAGGLGPSGWMVHLAGVQTFSGLNSLSAAAFRPDRPPAGGVRPDLTAAARGQEVGVSDSASNHKALAPPPSQHALCFIQSEHSSQSKSHSEPIHLSESDSASKNRNNPSSTAPPGSQGQNQHQSSQATPPSTHPHDSAHRRSSSRLSDPAHLLSGSAPKSSHRTFEPSSDNQPLGRPSDRLSGEIPP comes from the exons ATGGCGCCGACTCGGATGAAGCTGCGCCGGCGAGACACGGCGCCTGCAGCCGCTCCAGCAGGAGGCACTCTGGAGGGAGACGCAGACAGAACCAGAGAGAGCCGgcggagcagcaggaggaagaacGGCAGCAAAGCCTCGGCCCCCGCTGCCCCCGCCTCATCTCCTCCCTCCACCTCGTCCGGCGCCGCGAGGCCCGCCGTGGCAGCCGAGGCGTCCCCCGACTCCAAGTGTCCCATCTGCCTGGACCGCTTCAATAACCTGGCGTACCTGGACCACTGCCTGCACCGCTTCTGCTTCCCCTGCATCCAGGAGTGGTCGCACAACAAGGCGGAGTGTCCGCTCTGCAAGCAGCCCTTCGCCTCCATCTTGCACTCGGTGCGCGCCGAGGACGACTTTAAGGAGTACACGCTGCAGCCGCCGCCACGCGCCGCCAACCAGCTCACCGCTAGCACCTTCCTCACCACCGTGGCTGCCATGACGGCGGACGGCGCGCAGCACCACCTTCGGCTGATGCTGAGGCGGCACCTGGTGGCGGCCGACAGGGACGCCGTGCGGCGGCGGCGCAGGCGTGAGCGGGCGGCGAGCGGTCGCAGGTCGACCGACCGCGTCGGGGAGTGGGAGTTTTTCATGCACTCTCCGCCGCTGCCCGTCTCGCCGTACCACCTGGACATGTCGGAGCTCATCATGGACAACATGCGGGTGGAGGAGGTTGCCGAGGAGATGATGAGGAGAGACGAGGAGCGGCGGCAGGCGCTGAGCGAGGAGCTGGCCGGCCTGCGGGGCGCGGCGGCCCCCAGCGCCCGCGCGTCACGCCGCCTCATGTGCCGCCTGGCGGTCCGGCAGCGGCTGCAGCGGGAGGGCGGCACCGTCCAGATGAGGGAGAGGGAGGTCGCGGCGTTCCGCAAGGCGCTCTACCAGAGCGGGATCTGGGTGCGGGGCGTCAGCGGTAACCAGGGGCGACCTCGTAGTGTCGCTCCGGAGACGTTCCGCCGGGGGACCAGCCACCTGAACCGGCTGACCAGCTGGCTGCGGCGGGAGCTGGCGGTGCTGCTTGGCCCGCACGCCCCGCTCAGCGACGTGGTGCTGCGCACCGTCACCGCCCGCGTCCTGCGCAGCGGCCTGGAGGACGCCGCCGCCATAGAAGAAGACCTGCGGCCGTTCCTATTGGCCCGTACAGAGCACTTTGTGCACGAGCTGGTGAGCTTCGCCCGCTCCTCGCTTAGCATGGAGAACTACGACCAGCTGGCTGTGTACGAGCCGCCTGCCGCCGCCATGGAGCTGGAGCCGCTCAGCAGCCCCTCCGACGGCAGCTCCGTCATCGCCATCTctgaggatgaggaagaggagggaggaggaagagccgAGGCAGCGACAGGAAGTCACGATGATGTAATTCAAACAGGAAGCAGCCTCAGCCTGTCCGGCTGGGACGATGAGACGCCAGGACCGTCGTACACCTCGGCAGAGCCGCCACATTCACTCACCACGCCGCCGCCGCTCAGCCCGGCACCTCAGCAGCCGGCCAATCAGGAGGGAGCAGAGCCGCGcggcgaggaggaggagtgtCTGATCGTCGGATACAAGAAGCCGATCGCTGAGAGAACTCCAGAGCTGGTGCAGCTGTCCTCCGACAGCGAGGAAGACgagggagagaagaagaagaaggaggagcaggaagTGGAAGTTGGCTCAGCAACGGTCGATAAGACTCCACCCCCTCCCGCTACCTACCTTCCCATAATCCCTCCCTCCACGTCAGGAGCCTTCAGGGCAGAGCAGCAGAAGGAGGCGAACTCCCGGCGGCGGTCTGGTTCCTGGTCAGAGAGTTCTGGACGGAGCAGGAAGTCGGTCTGCTCCCTCAGCCCAGCGACGCCGGAGCGCCGCCGGAGGGACAGGAAGCAGCAAGGCGAACGccggaggaagaagaagaagcagcgtGGGCGGGACCAGAGCAGAGAGCCTCATGGGAAGAGCGGCACCTTCTGCAACCCCAACCGCTCCATCTTCCCCCCCATGATGTCCCGCTGCTCGCCGTCGCCATTCGACTCCAGCGCTGACTCCGCCTCCTCGCCGCCGCCGAGCCCGCCGGACTCCGGCTGGGAGCTCCGCTTCAGCCAGGTGTCCCCCCTcacctcctccgcctcctcgcCCTCCCGCTCCTTCTCCCCGCTCTGCTCCTCCCCGGGAACGCCGCCCTCCCCCTCTTGCTCCCCCAAGCGCCCGCATCACGTGGAGAAACCCGGCGGGAAGAGGAAGTACAAGAGCCGCCACCTGAACAGCAGCAAGGACCTGACATGGAGGCCGAGCCGCGGCCGGCAGTGCGACAGGGAGCGCAGGAAGAGGCTCCGCAGGGAGGCGGAGAGGCGGGACAACGGCCTGAAGACAGGAAGCAG CAGGAGGTCCAGAGACGACCGCAGTCCCAGCGTGGAGATCATCTACGAGGGAACCATCGACTCCGGCGCTGCTCAGCCGTCTGCTCACAAGCGCCGCCGGAGACGCCACCGCAGGGCGCAGGTCACCAG CTCTCCGGTCATCATCACCCTGGACAGTGACAGTAGCCATGACGACGGCCAGAAGAAGACCaacagcggcagcagcagcccCCTCAGCAGCCAGCAGACCATCGACTTCTCCGACCTCCCGTTGGCTCCCTCCGCCGGAGTGGGCGGGGCCGTGGAGGTGGGGGAGCTTCCCGCCGACATCCTGGACCGGGGGTCCGACGGGTCGGAGTCGGAGGCGCCGGTTCGGTCCGGAGCGGCGCGCCGAGGCGACGGCGGCTACGTGGACGTCGAGAACATGGAGGACACCGTGTCTCTGCTGGACACGTCTGACGACCAGCAACCGGAGGCCGACGCCAAGAAACTGGGCCACAGAGAAGACCCTTCTGACCGGTGCCTGCTGGAGGCCATCCTGGACGACCTGAACCGGATCGCTCCACCAAGACAGAACCTGTCCCAGGATGGCGGCTTCCTGTCGAAGAACAGAGAGCGGACGCCGCAGGAAGTCATCCGGCTGGAGGAGAGGACAGGTTCCGGTCCAACGTCTGTCACCGGCTGTCAGCAGAACTTGGACTCCGTCCCGCCTCCGCTGGAGAGGATGGAGGGTCGGGAAGTCCCGCCTCTCCTCCGGCGGGCCAGTCCGGTCGGGTCATACAGCAGGAACACGCCGCCGCCTCTCAAACACAAGGATGCTGGGAGTCCGCCGCGCGGCGCCGCCGGCCCGCCAGACGTTGGGCCACGTTGTTCCTCCGACCCGAATACGACTGGCAGGAACTCACCGGGTCTCGTCCCACTCGCCATTCCTCCCATAGCAACGATCCAGAACCAGCTCGGCGTGTCTCCGACTGCCAGCGGCGAAGCGCtcgcctcctcctcccccaggctcccggtccggtccggttctgatCGGCTCCCCAGCCTGAGGTTCGGTTCTTTTCCCTCCATGGAGTCGTTCCCCAGCAGCAAAAGCTTGAAGCTGAATTTACCTTTGACCCCTGCGACCTCCTCACATTCCTCGGATCTCCACCCGGCTCACCACAGGAACCCGGTCAGCCCGACTCGTCGGGTCGGTGCTGGTGGTCTCGGTCCATCTGGCTGGATGGTCCATCTGGCTGGAGTTCAGACCTTCTCAGGTCTGAACTCTCTCAGCGCTGCTGCTTTCCGACCGGACCGGCCGCCAGCAGGGGGCGTCCGTCCTGACCTCACCGCCGCTGCAAGAGGTCAGGAGGTCGGCGTCTCTGACTCCGCCTCCAACCACAAGGCCTTAGCTCCGCCTCCATCACAACACGCCCTCTGCTTCATCCAATCAGAGCACAGTTCTCAGTCCAAGTCCCATTCTGAACCGATTCACCTCTCAGAGTCCGACTCGGCATCAAAGAACCGGAACAATCCGAGCTCCACAGCCCCGCCGGGCTCACAGGGCCAGAACCAACATCAGAGTTCGCAGGCTACGCCACCCAGCACACACCCACATGACTCCGCCCACCGACGATCTTCCAGCCGACTCTCTGACCCCGCCCACCTCCTCTCTGGCTCCGCCCCTAAATCCTCCCACAGGACCTTTGAACCTTCGTCAGACAATCAGCCGTTGGGTCGGCCGTCTGATCGGCTCTCTGGAGAAATTCCTCCCTGA
- the LOC114157596 gene encoding uncharacterized protein LOC114157596 isoform X1 yields MPLPARRRRKKGPDEEERAAGFSAEVMAPTRMKLRRRDTAPAAAPAGGTLEGDADRTRESRRSSRRKNGSKASAPAAPASSPPSTSSGAARPAVAAEASPDSKCPICLDRFNNLAYLDHCLHRFCFPCIQEWSHNKAECPLCKQPFASILHSVRAEDDFKEYTLQPPPRAANQLTASTFLTTVAAMTADGAQHHLRLMLRRHLVAADRDAVRRRRRRERAASGRRSTDRVGEWEFFMHSPPLPVSPYHLDMSELIMDNMRVEEVAEEMMRRDEERRQALSEELAGLRGAAAPSARASRRLMCRLAVRQRLQREGGTVQMREREVAAFRKALYQSGIWVRGVSGNQGRPRSVAPETFRRGTSHLNRLTSWLRRELAVLLGPHAPLSDVVLRTVTARVLRSGLEDAAAIEEDLRPFLLARTEHFVHELVSFARSSLSMENYDQLAVYEPPAAAMELEPLSSPSDGSSVIAISEDEEEEGGGRAEAATGSHDDVIQTGSSLSLSGWDDETPGPSYTSAEPPHSLTTPPPLSPAPQQPANQEGAEPRGEEEECLIVGYKKPIAERTPELVQLSSDSEEDEGEKKKKEEQEVEVGSATVDKTPPPPATYLPIIPPSTSGAFRAEQQKEANSRRRSGSWSESSGRSRKSVCSLSPATPERRRRDRKQQGERRRKKKKQRGRDQSREPHGKSGTFCNPNRSIFPPMMSRCSPSPFDSSADSASSPPPSPPDSGWELRFSQVSPLTSSASSPSRSFSPLCSSPGTPPSPSCSPKRPHHVEKPGGKRKYKSRHLNSSKDLTWRPSRGRQCDRERRKRLRREAERRDNGLKTGSSRRSRDDRSPSVEIIYEGTIDSGAAQPSAHKRRRRRHRRAQVTSSPVIITLDSDSSHDDGQKKTNSGSSSPLSSQQTIDFSDLPLAPSAGVGGAVEVGELPADILDRGSDGSESEAPVRSGAARRGDGGYVDVENMEDTVSLLDTSDDQQPEADAKKLGHREDPSDRCLLEAILDDLNRIAPPRQNLSQDGGFLSKNRERTPQEVIRLEERTGSGPTSVTGCQQNLDSVPPPLERMEGREVPPLLRRASPVGSYSRNTPPPLKHKDAGSPPRGAAGPPDVGPRCSSDPNTTGRNSPGLVPLAIPPIATIQNQLGVSPTASGEALASSSPRLPVRSGSDRLPSLRFGSFPSMESFPSSKSLKLNLPLTPATSSHSSDLHPAHHRNPVSPTRRVGAGGLGPSGWMVHLAGVQTFSGLNSLSAAAFRPDRPPAGGVRPDLTAAARGQEVGVSDSASNHKALAPPPSQHALCFIQSEHSSQSKSHSEPIHLSESDSASKNRNNPSSTAPPGSQGQNQHQSSQATPPSTHPHDSAHRRSSSRLSDPAHLLSGSAPKSSHRTFEPSSDNQPLGRPSDRLSGEIPP; encoded by the exons ATGCCGCTGCCGGCGCggagaagaaggaagaaaggCCCGGATGAGGAGGAGCGAGCTGCGGGTTTTTCAGCTGAG GTGATGGCGCCGACTCGGATGAAGCTGCGCCGGCGAGACACGGCGCCTGCAGCCGCTCCAGCAGGAGGCACTCTGGAGGGAGACGCAGACAGAACCAGAGAGAGCCGgcggagcagcaggaggaagaacGGCAGCAAAGCCTCGGCCCCCGCTGCCCCCGCCTCATCTCCTCCCTCCACCTCGTCCGGCGCCGCGAGGCCCGCCGTGGCAGCCGAGGCGTCCCCCGACTCCAAGTGTCCCATCTGCCTGGACCGCTTCAATAACCTGGCGTACCTGGACCACTGCCTGCACCGCTTCTGCTTCCCCTGCATCCAGGAGTGGTCGCACAACAAGGCGGAGTGTCCGCTCTGCAAGCAGCCCTTCGCCTCCATCTTGCACTCGGTGCGCGCCGAGGACGACTTTAAGGAGTACACGCTGCAGCCGCCGCCACGCGCCGCCAACCAGCTCACCGCTAGCACCTTCCTCACCACCGTGGCTGCCATGACGGCGGACGGCGCGCAGCACCACCTTCGGCTGATGCTGAGGCGGCACCTGGTGGCGGCCGACAGGGACGCCGTGCGGCGGCGGCGCAGGCGTGAGCGGGCGGCGAGCGGTCGCAGGTCGACCGACCGCGTCGGGGAGTGGGAGTTTTTCATGCACTCTCCGCCGCTGCCCGTCTCGCCGTACCACCTGGACATGTCGGAGCTCATCATGGACAACATGCGGGTGGAGGAGGTTGCCGAGGAGATGATGAGGAGAGACGAGGAGCGGCGGCAGGCGCTGAGCGAGGAGCTGGCCGGCCTGCGGGGCGCGGCGGCCCCCAGCGCCCGCGCGTCACGCCGCCTCATGTGCCGCCTGGCGGTCCGGCAGCGGCTGCAGCGGGAGGGCGGCACCGTCCAGATGAGGGAGAGGGAGGTCGCGGCGTTCCGCAAGGCGCTCTACCAGAGCGGGATCTGGGTGCGGGGCGTCAGCGGTAACCAGGGGCGACCTCGTAGTGTCGCTCCGGAGACGTTCCGCCGGGGGACCAGCCACCTGAACCGGCTGACCAGCTGGCTGCGGCGGGAGCTGGCGGTGCTGCTTGGCCCGCACGCCCCGCTCAGCGACGTGGTGCTGCGCACCGTCACCGCCCGCGTCCTGCGCAGCGGCCTGGAGGACGCCGCCGCCATAGAAGAAGACCTGCGGCCGTTCCTATTGGCCCGTACAGAGCACTTTGTGCACGAGCTGGTGAGCTTCGCCCGCTCCTCGCTTAGCATGGAGAACTACGACCAGCTGGCTGTGTACGAGCCGCCTGCCGCCGCCATGGAGCTGGAGCCGCTCAGCAGCCCCTCCGACGGCAGCTCCGTCATCGCCATCTctgaggatgaggaagaggagggaggaggaagagccgAGGCAGCGACAGGAAGTCACGATGATGTAATTCAAACAGGAAGCAGCCTCAGCCTGTCCGGCTGGGACGATGAGACGCCAGGACCGTCGTACACCTCGGCAGAGCCGCCACATTCACTCACCACGCCGCCGCCGCTCAGCCCGGCACCTCAGCAGCCGGCCAATCAGGAGGGAGCAGAGCCGCGcggcgaggaggaggagtgtCTGATCGTCGGATACAAGAAGCCGATCGCTGAGAGAACTCCAGAGCTGGTGCAGCTGTCCTCCGACAGCGAGGAAGACgagggagagaagaagaagaaggaggagcaggaagTGGAAGTTGGCTCAGCAACGGTCGATAAGACTCCACCCCCTCCCGCTACCTACCTTCCCATAATCCCTCCCTCCACGTCAGGAGCCTTCAGGGCAGAGCAGCAGAAGGAGGCGAACTCCCGGCGGCGGTCTGGTTCCTGGTCAGAGAGTTCTGGACGGAGCAGGAAGTCGGTCTGCTCCCTCAGCCCAGCGACGCCGGAGCGCCGCCGGAGGGACAGGAAGCAGCAAGGCGAACGccggaggaagaagaagaagcagcgtGGGCGGGACCAGAGCAGAGAGCCTCATGGGAAGAGCGGCACCTTCTGCAACCCCAACCGCTCCATCTTCCCCCCCATGATGTCCCGCTGCTCGCCGTCGCCATTCGACTCCAGCGCTGACTCCGCCTCCTCGCCGCCGCCGAGCCCGCCGGACTCCGGCTGGGAGCTCCGCTTCAGCCAGGTGTCCCCCCTcacctcctccgcctcctcgcCCTCCCGCTCCTTCTCCCCGCTCTGCTCCTCCCCGGGAACGCCGCCCTCCCCCTCTTGCTCCCCCAAGCGCCCGCATCACGTGGAGAAACCCGGCGGGAAGAGGAAGTACAAGAGCCGCCACCTGAACAGCAGCAAGGACCTGACATGGAGGCCGAGCCGCGGCCGGCAGTGCGACAGGGAGCGCAGGAAGAGGCTCCGCAGGGAGGCGGAGAGGCGGGACAACGGCCTGAAGACAGGAAGCAG CAGGAGGTCCAGAGACGACCGCAGTCCCAGCGTGGAGATCATCTACGAGGGAACCATCGACTCCGGCGCTGCTCAGCCGTCTGCTCACAAGCGCCGCCGGAGACGCCACCGCAGGGCGCAGGTCACCAG CTCTCCGGTCATCATCACCCTGGACAGTGACAGTAGCCATGACGACGGCCAGAAGAAGACCaacagcggcagcagcagcccCCTCAGCAGCCAGCAGACCATCGACTTCTCCGACCTCCCGTTGGCTCCCTCCGCCGGAGTGGGCGGGGCCGTGGAGGTGGGGGAGCTTCCCGCCGACATCCTGGACCGGGGGTCCGACGGGTCGGAGTCGGAGGCGCCGGTTCGGTCCGGAGCGGCGCGCCGAGGCGACGGCGGCTACGTGGACGTCGAGAACATGGAGGACACCGTGTCTCTGCTGGACACGTCTGACGACCAGCAACCGGAGGCCGACGCCAAGAAACTGGGCCACAGAGAAGACCCTTCTGACCGGTGCCTGCTGGAGGCCATCCTGGACGACCTGAACCGGATCGCTCCACCAAGACAGAACCTGTCCCAGGATGGCGGCTTCCTGTCGAAGAACAGAGAGCGGACGCCGCAGGAAGTCATCCGGCTGGAGGAGAGGACAGGTTCCGGTCCAACGTCTGTCACCGGCTGTCAGCAGAACTTGGACTCCGTCCCGCCTCCGCTGGAGAGGATGGAGGGTCGGGAAGTCCCGCCTCTCCTCCGGCGGGCCAGTCCGGTCGGGTCATACAGCAGGAACACGCCGCCGCCTCTCAAACACAAGGATGCTGGGAGTCCGCCGCGCGGCGCCGCCGGCCCGCCAGACGTTGGGCCACGTTGTTCCTCCGACCCGAATACGACTGGCAGGAACTCACCGGGTCTCGTCCCACTCGCCATTCCTCCCATAGCAACGATCCAGAACCAGCTCGGCGTGTCTCCGACTGCCAGCGGCGAAGCGCtcgcctcctcctcccccaggctcccggtccggtccggttctgatCGGCTCCCCAGCCTGAGGTTCGGTTCTTTTCCCTCCATGGAGTCGTTCCCCAGCAGCAAAAGCTTGAAGCTGAATTTACCTTTGACCCCTGCGACCTCCTCACATTCCTCGGATCTCCACCCGGCTCACCACAGGAACCCGGTCAGCCCGACTCGTCGGGTCGGTGCTGGTGGTCTCGGTCCATCTGGCTGGATGGTCCATCTGGCTGGAGTTCAGACCTTCTCAGGTCTGAACTCTCTCAGCGCTGCTGCTTTCCGACCGGACCGGCCGCCAGCAGGGGGCGTCCGTCCTGACCTCACCGCCGCTGCAAGAGGTCAGGAGGTCGGCGTCTCTGACTCCGCCTCCAACCACAAGGCCTTAGCTCCGCCTCCATCACAACACGCCCTCTGCTTCATCCAATCAGAGCACAGTTCTCAGTCCAAGTCCCATTCTGAACCGATTCACCTCTCAGAGTCCGACTCGGCATCAAAGAACCGGAACAATCCGAGCTCCACAGCCCCGCCGGGCTCACAGGGCCAGAACCAACATCAGAGTTCGCAGGCTACGCCACCCAGCACACACCCACATGACTCCGCCCACCGACGATCTTCCAGCCGACTCTCTGACCCCGCCCACCTCCTCTCTGGCTCCGCCCCTAAATCCTCCCACAGGACCTTTGAACCTTCGTCAGACAATCAGCCGTTGGGTCGGCCGTCTGATCGGCTCTCTGGAGAAATTCCTCCCTGA